A region from the Halomarina litorea genome encodes:
- a CDS encoding LUD domain-containing protein — protein sequence MSSSPVSAFQSSLDGLDVGWTETDAAGFPAALDAVLDSPAVGAPLPFEGVELPDSVDTDPTPAALREAATGVTPVEFAIADYGSVVIRAEGNVEPVSLYADTHVAVLDERDVLPDMPAAFERFGPLLRDGESAIVATGPSATADMGDLVRGAHGPKDVHVVVLTSGDEAGTDGDEGGADR from the coding sequence ATGTCAAGCAGCCCGGTCTCCGCGTTCCAGTCCTCGCTGGACGGACTGGACGTGGGGTGGACGGAGACGGACGCCGCGGGGTTCCCCGCGGCGCTGGACGCGGTTCTCGACTCGCCGGCCGTCGGCGCCCCCCTGCCGTTCGAGGGGGTCGAACTGCCCGACTCGGTGGACACCGACCCGACGCCCGCCGCCCTGCGCGAGGCGGCCACCGGCGTCACGCCGGTCGAGTTCGCCATCGCCGACTACGGGAGCGTCGTCATCCGGGCCGAGGGGAACGTCGAACCCGTGAGCCTCTACGCCGACACGCACGTCGCGGTCCTCGACGAACGCGACGTCCTCCCCGACATGCCCGCCGCCTTCGAGCGGTTCGGGCCGCTCCTCCGGGACGGCGAGAGCGCCATCGTCGCGACGGGACCGAGCGCCACCGCCGACATGGGCGACCTCGTCCGCGGCGCGCACGGCCCGAAGGACGTCCACGTCGTCGTCCTCACGAGCGGTGACGAGGCGGGGACGGACGGGGACGAGGGAGGTGCGGACCGATGA